From a region of the Monodelphis domestica isolate mMonDom1 chromosome 8, mMonDom1.pri, whole genome shotgun sequence genome:
- the MB21D2 gene encoding nucleotidyltransferase MB21D2 isoform X2, whose protein sequence is MVQKLDQKLPVANEYLLLSGGVREGVVDLDLDELNVYARGTDYDMDFTLLVPALKLHDRNQPVTLDMRHSALCHSWLSLRLFDEGTISKWRDCCTVADHASGATNYFFSPIKVAEWFYDSIRVVLSEVQKKPQRGMPRVDKVEKSGTILSIILGVGSSRMLYDIVPVVSFKGWPAVAQSWLMENHFWDGKITEEEVISGFYLVPACSHKGKKDNEWRLSFARSEVQLKKCISSSLMQAYQACKAIIIKLLSRPKAISPYHLRSMMLWACDRLPASYLAQEDCAAHFLLGLIDDLQHCLVNKMCPNYFIPQCNMLEHLGEDTVMLHARKLSSVRSDPAEHLRTAIEHVKAANRLTLELQRRGSATSIPSPQSDGGDPNQPDDRLAKKLQQLVTENPGKSISVFINPDDVTRPHFRIDDKFF, encoded by the coding sequence ATGGTGCAGAAGCTGGACCAGAAGCTGCCGGTGGCCAACGAGTACCTGCTGCTCTCGGGGGGCGTCCGGGAAGGCGTGGTGGACCTCGACCTGGACGAGCTGAACGTCTACGCCCGGGGCACCGACTACGACATGGACTTCACCCTGCTGGTGCCGGCCCTGAAGCTGCACGACCGCAACCAGCCCGTGACGCTGGACATGCGCCACTCGGCCCTGTGCCACTCGTGGCTCAGCCTGCGGCTCTTTGACGAGGGCACCATCAGCAAGTGGAGGGACTGCTGCACCGTGGCCGACCACGCCAGCGGGGCCACCAACTACTTCTTCTCGCCCATCAAGGTGGCCGAGTGGTTCTACGACTCCATCCGCGTGGTGCTGTCCGAGGTGCAGAAGAAGCCGCAGCGGGGCATGCCGCGCGTGGACAAGGTGGAGAAGAGCGGCACCATCCTGTCCATCATCCTGGGCGTGGGCAGCAGCCGCATGCTCTACGACATCGTGCCCGTGGTGTCCTTCAAGGGCTGGCCGGCCGTGGCGCAGAGCTGGCTCATGGAGAACCACTTCTGGGACGGCAAGATCACGGAGGAGGAGGTCATCAGCGGCTTCTACCTGGTGCCCGCCTGCTCGCACAAGGGCAAGAAGGACAACGAGTGGCGGCTGTCGTTCGCGCGCAGCGAGGTCCAGCTGAAGAAGTGCATCTCGAGCAGCCTGATGCAGGCGTACCAGGCGTGCAAGGCCATCATCATCAAGCTGCTGTCGCGGCCCAAGGCCATCAGCCCGTACCACCTGCGCAGCATGATGCTCTGGGCCTGCGACCGGCTCCCCGCCAGCTACCTGGCGCAGGAGGACTGCGCCGCCCACTTCCTGCTGGGCCTCATCGACGACCTGCAGCACTGCCTCGTCAACAAGATGTGCCCCAACTACTTCATCCCGCAGTGCAACATGCTGGAGCACCTGGGCGAGGACACGGTCATGCTGCACGCGCGCAAGCTCTCCTCCGTGCGCTCGGACCCCGCCGAGCACCTGCGCACGGCCATCGAGCACGTCAAGGCGGCCAACCGGCTGACCCTGGAGCTGCAGCGGCGCGGGAGCGCCACCAGcatcccctccccccagtccGACGGGGGCGACCCCAACCAGCCCGACGACCGCCTGGCCAAAAAGCTGCAGCAGCTGGTGACCGAGAACCCGGGCAAGTCCATCTCGGTCTTCATCAACCCCGACGACGTCACCCGGCCGCACTTCAGGATCGACGACAAGTTCTTCTGA